The DNA region CACCAGGAAATCCATCATGGCAAAACGAATTGAAAAAGGAATTTATCAAGAAGGCCCCTACTCGTTTCGAGTGCGGATGATGGTGCAGGGGCACAAGCTTGATAAGACGCTCGACAGTCTATCAGAGGCACGCATCTATCGCGATTCTCACAAGTTGTCGCAATCTTTAGATGTGCATGAGACCGCCATTCTCAAAGCGCGCATCCAAAAACAATCGATCAAGTCCTTTACGGTGGATGACGCTCTTGATCGTTACTTGAAAGAAATCACCCCTGCCAAAAAAGGCGCATCGACAGAAGAATTCAGGATTGGCAAAGCGAGACGAACCGCGCTTTCCAAGAAACCGTTCCACGGAGTAACGCCCGATGACGCGCTCGCATTCCTGGATGAGATAGGCGGCAGCGAAAACAATCAAAGAAAATACGCCAGCCTGATTTCCCACCTGTACCGCGTTGCGATTCGAAAATGGCGGTTGCCGGTCACCAACCCGGTATCCGGCCAGATTGACTTGCCATCGAACGGCAAGCCACGCGAGAGAAGACTCCACGAAGGCGAATACGAGGCTTTGATGAAGACATTGATGGGTGAGTCTAAGGCGTTCGTCATCATCGCCATAGAGACCGCCATGAGGCGCAGCGAGATATTCGGACTGCGCTGGGAGAACATCAACAAGAAAGCTTGTTCGGCGATCCTGCGCGACACCAAGAACGGCGAGTCTCGCACTACCCTATTCTCATCCGTTGCGATGCGGGCTCTTGAAGGGCTTGGCTGGAAGAAGAAGGGGGAAGTCTGGTCGATCACCGAGTCCCAGCTGCGCCGGGATTGGGAAGCTGCTCGCGCAGACATTGGGGCCGCCGACCTGCATTTTCACGATCTGCGCCATGAGGGCACGTCCAGGCTCTTCGAGAAGGGCTTGAACGTGTTTGAAGTCCAGTCCATCACCGGTCACAAAACGCTGTCTGAATTGCGGAAGTACACCCACCTCAACCCGACTGACATCGCAAAGAAGCTGGGGTAACGTGTTTTAGTTGCGACTTCCTATTGCAGTATTTGCCTGGGGCTCGGCAGATGATTAGCCTTTATGGAAGCTACAGACGCATTCGAGAAGTGGGGCTTGCTATACTTCGCCAATTTACCAAAAAGGTTAATAGTTCTGATTGATGATGCAATCAAAGATGCTCTTATCGATAAATACGAGTGGAACGTGAAAGACAACGTTGCATTTGGTAAGTTAAAAGAACCTGACGCAAAATGAATCAGATTATTCGCAGTTCAGTAATTCACTTCGCTCAAGAGGTACACAAGAAACACTGGCGCATGACCGGGGATGCGGGAACTGGTGATAAATTGGCAGCAATCATCACTGCGGATTGGCAATCAGCAGTTGAGGCGGCATTTCCGGGGCGCTTTGTCCGTGAGCACCCGGTCGGGCAACTGCGCGAGCGCATCGACCTCGTCGATATAATTGATGGTATTGCGTACGAACTAAAGGTGTCGCCAAACAACGATCACTTTGAGTTTTATCGTGACATATTCAAAGTGCTAGTTGCACGCGACAACGGTCTTCCGAAACTCCGTTCATTCTGCTTTGTCTGCCCC from Sideroxyarcus emersonii includes:
- a CDS encoding site-specific integrase, encoding MAKRIEKGIYQEGPYSFRVRMMVQGHKLDKTLDSLSEARIYRDSHKLSQSLDVHETAILKARIQKQSIKSFTVDDALDRYLKEITPAKKGASTEEFRIGKARRTALSKKPFHGVTPDDALAFLDEIGGSENNQRKYASLISHLYRVAIRKWRLPVTNPVSGQIDLPSNGKPRERRLHEGEYEALMKTLMGESKAFVIIAIETAMRRSEIFGLRWENINKKACSAILRDTKNGESRTTLFSSVAMRALEGLGWKKKGEVWSITESQLRRDWEAARADIGAADLHFHDLRHEGTSRLFEKGLNVFEVQSITGHKTLSELRKYTHLNPTDIAKKLG